The genomic region tagcaTTAAGGGCAAacttatttacttaaaaaaagaagatagatATGGTTTATTTGCTTAAATATTTCTCTCTGTACATATATAAAATGTTGACGGTGTCTGTTAACATGCGTGTCAGCACGTTTTGATAAAAGgatgtttcacttttttttttcaaagtttaaaattacaataaaaaagaaataaaatatttttaatttatgtcaattatatttatatatatatatatatatatatatatgatttattaaattaaaaatagtaacaACATTTAAACTTGCATttgtgataatgataattatctataaagaaaataaacacaaaatttttaattatttaatttattgttattattattattttacataaatgattatataatttattattattattattattattattattatataaatgtcTGTATACctatattatataaaacataGTTACTGATGGTGTCTGTCAACAAACGTGACACTCTTTTGACTGAttctcaaattaaatataattaaattaattctaattaattaaataaataaaatcaaattaataaataataaatacatatttagtcattgatttatttttttcattaaatctagaatattgatttttcactataataataaataataaatatttgttactcttggtaaaatatattatcatcaaatttttaatataaatatagatttCTTGATGAGAATTCAAACCTAAGGCATActaaattgttttttcttacacatgtttttctttttctgtgtaTTTAAAAGGTGTGTtggattagaattttaaaagattagttTGGTGGAAAAATcctgtaaattttaaaagactttataagaatgtaatgatttttaagaatttttaaaagacttttataATTAGGATTTTATAGTTTAgattttaacatatttataaaatatgaattcataagatttaaaagaatattataaatttttaagattttaaaagactatatgattttttagaaaacattcaaaaattattaataaagatacataattttttctcacctaatactttaaataaaaacagaTCATCCTATATGATGGGttcatttaaataaacttaGCTAACACTTACCTGTTGAATTtatagagaaagagaaaatctCTTGCATTTTTTGGGTTAAGAGAGAAAAGAATTCACAGAAAATAAAAGCAATTACTTGAttcatttgatttcaaaaaataaatgtaccaaatatttaacttattttcttcatgcttgtagtgtaaaataaataaatctaccAAGAACAAATTTATGAGTTTAAAACACTCTCATGGCACTTACTTGTTGAAGACATGATCAAGAAGATGAGAATTGTTGATGTGCAATGCCACTACAGAAACCTCAAAGCTAAACCTTCCATTGCCTGATTACACTCTCTAAATTTTAGAGTTTTCAATGGACAAATAGTAGAGAGTAACTAATAACGTGACAATAACAGGTACCTAACCTTCCTATTTATTAACCATAAGCATTAGTCATTGTGGACCCAATAGTTAGATCCACACTGTTTTCTCACTTTGACCAAAATTAAGTTTGCAAAGCTTGTACAAAATTAATCACATTATTAATAGGCTGAAGTATCATCTAATGGATAACAATATTAGTCcatttttgggaaaaaaaattaatcttacattaatttttcattagcatttttaatttcttaattttttgtatattttttgtcatttatttatttttatggcttaagattattttttttttccattttagtccctcttctttttatatattttaaactaattttgaataataaaaactaataaagaactaaaaatagaccaaaaaaaaacttaagaaactaaaaatactaataaaaattaaggaaaaaataaaagttatgaaataaattttgagAAAGTAGAATATGAAAAAGTTAgaagaaactaaaaatttaatttaaaaaaaaaatctataaaaggCTTCAAGGTTGTAGCTTGTAAGAACCATCAAGTTAAAGAAATGGGTCCAATTCCTTCCTATGGTGCAGGTTCCCACGTTCTTCTTTTCCCGTTCATGTCCAAAGGTCACACCGTACCCCTTATCCACTTGGCCCAAATCCTCCTCCGTCGTTCCATATCGGTCACCGTCGTCACAACCCCTGCCAACCACTCATTCATGGCCGAATCTCTAAACGGCACCGTCGCCTCCATCGTCACGCTTCCATTCCCCACCGCCACGAATATCCCCGCCGGAGTGGAGAGCACAGACAAGCTTCCCTCCATGGGCTTGCCTCTGTTCTACGAGTTCAGCACCGCCACGTCAGCCATGCAGCCCCACTTCGAGCAACTCCTCGAAACCCTAGTTCCACGTGTCAGCTTCATGGTCACCGACGGCTTCCTCTGGTGGACCCTTCACTCGGCCAAGAAGTTCAGAATCCCCAGGCTGGTCTACTTCGGCATGAGCTGTTACAGCACTAGCCTTTGCATGGAGGCCAGGAGTTCGAAAATTTTGAGTGGGCCCCAGCCCGATCACGAGTTAGTCGAGTTGACTCGGTTCCCATGGATCAGACTCTGCAAGGTAGACTTTGACTTCGAATATAGAAACCCCGACCCCAATACTCCTGGATTTGTTTTCAACATGAAAATCATTGAATCCACACGCGAAAGTTATGGTATTTTGGTCAATAGCTTCTATGAACTTGAGCCTACCTTTGTTGATTATGTGAGCAAAGAATGTTCTCCCAAAAGCTGGTGCGTTGGCCCTTTATGTTTGGCTGAATGGACAAGAAAAGTGTATGAAGGAGGTGATGAGAAAGAGAAACCAAGGTGGGTGACGTGGCTGGATCAGAGGCTTGAAGAGAAAAGTTCTGTATTGTATGCGGCGTTTGGGTCACAAGCAGAGATTTCAAGGGAGCAACTGGAGGAGATAGCGAAGGGGTTGGAGGAATCGAAGGTGAGTTTCTTGTGGGTGATAAGGAAGGAGGAGTGGGGGCTACCAGATGGGTATGAAGAAAGAGTGAAAGACAGAGGGATAGTGATAAGAGAGTGGGTGGATCAGAGAGAGATACTGATGCATGAGAGTGTGGAAGGGTTCCTGAGCCACTGTGGGTGGAACTCGGTGATGGAGAGTGTCACAGCAGGGGTTCCGATAGTGGGGTGGCCAATAATGGCGGAGCAGTTTCTGAATGCGAGaatggtggaggaggaggtgaaggtggGGTTGAGGGTGGAAACGTGTGATGGGTCGGTGAGAGGGTTTGTGAAAAGGGAAGGGTTGAAGAAGACGGTGAAGGAGGTGATGGAAGGAGTCAAGGGGAAAAAACTGAGAGAGAAAGTGAGGGAGTTGGCAGAGATGGCCAAATTGGCTACGCAAGAGGGTGGCTCATCCTGCTCCACGTTAAACTCCCTCCTTCACCAGACATGTGCTGCTTCTCACAAAAACCAAATTTCTTAAGTGTGATGATGACTCAAGAATTTCGATCCACTACTATTATTGCGtgtaataatgtatttttttaattatataatattacgtgatttattttattatattaaattaatttttttttattttttattattaaagcctagatgttttttttatatataaatttgatagttttatttttaatttaatatatttcaaagAAACATTTTAATCTATAATTAATTCCTAATTTTTCTAATTCTAGACACAAtcttttctaatgttttttttagtccTACCCCGCAGTTTTATAGCCACTTTCAATTAAAGATGAATAAGATTCAATTTGATTGTATGCGTACGTTTATCTTTATGCAAACTTACTAATTTTGCAGGTGTATATTTCTATAAAgtgatttcaagattaaaaaaattattctcgaCAACTTGCAGAGGATTTTTTTTCCAACTACTCCAATAACGCACTCATCCTTCAAAACATGATTGTTGAGGACGAATCTTGATTTGCAATTATACGTGGTTTGACACGTTTTTGGGATGCTGATAAAATGAAGAATATCATCTATGTATGCATCATATTGCAGAACATGATTGTTGAGGACGAACGTAAcacatatcaaaataatattgattataatAGTGTAGATAATAATACTTCAACATTTGAAGTATCTTTAGGTACTCATCCTAGTATCGGATCAACATATCTCCAAAGGAGAGCACAACTtcataacaaacaaaaataccaCCAACTTCAAACAGATTTAGTTAGCATATTTGGGAATGTTtcggaaaagaaaataacaattaattttatgtaatattttttatttttcatcattatGTTTTCCATTTCAATgttattgtatttaattatatattattatgtaaaaatgtattttttattgttacacATTTCCTTTTaatgttatgtaattttttattttttatttatatttaatattttcttcatttatttatatttattatttgtatacataaaaaataaaaaataaaataattattttattggaataataattaagttataataaaaagtaatttaaatatttgaatttcttggattaaaataaaattgtgtcgTAATTTCTTACGAATGATATGGTATTGcgagaaaaacatataaaaaacttGAGCGGGAGATACTCTGATTACCCGTGCCAGGAGCTTGCACTTTAACATATAGGCAGTTCTGACGCTGCACTTTAACACATAGCCATTAAGGGCACAGATACCGTGAATATGCAAAGTCACTTATgtgaaaaggaaaacaaattaaagaaatttattgcCTTATGATTTGTTTggtaagaaggaaaaaaaataaaaataaaaaggaaaataagaataacgatacaattttttttattaagagaaaatgaaaagaaaaaaaagttaacttatagaaataaaaatttaattttttattttaaatttcaaattttttcttttcttttcactatcTTTTTCCTCATTCCAGACATAGGGTTAggattcaattatttttctttagcaatgaaattttcttccaattttaattagaaaaattagaaGTTACTTTGGTTCTTTATAGTAACTTTTTAGACTAATACTAaggaattatataatttatttatgtattaaattaatttttaatacatatttaatatcttttatCGATGATGATTCCTatcattatttgaatatatattctattaactctatttttcaataattgtataaatagttaaaaaaatgtgatgataaaaaataatatttaatattatataaattttaaacagataataaatcaataaaaataatatttttgtaaaaggaCATTTGAAAAGAAAGGCATGCTGCTGGAACATATTTAATGTCAATTAAATTCCTCAACGCTATTCGAAGCCTCACCTACTCGGTTTGAGAAATGAGAAAAAACTTATGTTTGAGAAAAAACTTTCAAAGTTTTTGAAATACAAAGCTTTTATCTATCACACTATTCAACATTATTAGCGGAACCAAAAAGaaatgagaaatatgtaatacaAAAACCAAATTcgtaatgtatatatatttcataaacCGCAAGTGATGaagcttttctctcttttttccatttttttgtattattccTTAAAAAAGCTGGAAAGAAATTGCCATtgttaactatttatttattcatcagGAATATGTGGCTAGAATTCTTGGGTAGTTTGATTGGGTTAGATACAAGCTAAGAGGTGGACACACGCATTTATGGTTTTGGTTGTctttaattatcacttttttcttctaattatattatttttttaattagttttttaaagttGTCGTTATCTAAATAAGATAAGTatgcttatttttttgtttttttattttagaatgcattaattttttttaaaaaaatcgttaATTActtccaaaattaaaattttgcaattaagtcacttttaagaaaatataaatatattttttaaaatgaaaaatttaaacacttctaaatttttaattcttaattgtATTAATTACTCTTTCTAAAATTGTATGGATATACTCCCTTTAATTCTTGTTATAAGAATCTAAATCCCTATCTTGTGATTCTAAGccccacaaataaaaaatactttatttattgATTAGAATCATTATGAGAAGTTAGCTTATAAGTTTTCGTATTCctcaaaatttattgtaaaaatggCACAACTGGTGAGACTATATGGTCACAATTTCAAGAATTagtcttgagaaaagtgtacaAGACTAAGGACCaacatggtttaagaaaaccAACAAATTTCTAGTTGGGAAAATAATGTTGTCAAAGAGATTCAACAACTTTTAATTCGGaagattttttttggtaaattgtTTAATTCGGAAGATGAGaacaatattatttcatttttgagtaaaaatttagaaaatgcaAGGTTTGTTACAAAAGTGAAAAATGTAGACATTTCAAATAACAAAGTTGAGAAATTTGGACTACTCAAGTCGAAAACAATCCCGTAATGATGGCCCAAATCCCAAATTCAAGGGATATTAAAACACCTCATTCAAATGTCTTGGGGAATACCTAATTGAGATTCCTCAAAATCAACTAAAAAATGAGTC from Glycine soja cultivar W05 chromosome 16, ASM419377v2, whole genome shotgun sequence harbors:
- the LOC114391067 gene encoding UDP-glycosyltransferase 90A1-like, yielding MGPIPSYGAGSHVLLFPFMSKGHTVPLIHLAQILLRRSISVTVVTTPANHSFMAESLNGTVASIVTLPFPTATNIPAGVESTDKLPSMGLPLFYEFSTATSAMQPHFEQLLETLVPRVSFMVTDGFLWWTLHSAKKFRIPRLVYFGMSCYSTSLCMEARSSKILSGPQPDHELVELTRFPWIRLCKVDFDFEYRNPDPNTPGFVFNMKIIESTRESYGILVNSFYELEPTFVDYVSKECSPKSWCVGPLCLAEWTRKVYEGGDEKEKPRWVTWLDQRLEEKSSVLYAAFGSQAEISREQLEEIAKGLEESKVSFLWVIRKEEWGLPDGYEERVKDRGIVIREWVDQREILMHESVEGFLSHCGWNSVMESVTAGVPIVGWPIMAEQFLNARMVEEEVKVGLRVETCDGSVRGFVKREGLKKTVKEVMEGVKGKKLREKVRELAEMAKLATQEGGSSCSTLNSLLHQTCAASHKNQIS